A stretch of Chionomys nivalis chromosome 2, mChiNiv1.1, whole genome shotgun sequence DNA encodes these proteins:
- the Rbm44 gene encoding RNA-binding protein 44: MQATSVVETDSDKNYHKMEETSKNDHIYKPKKENVLLSNGCNKVKSAFPDGEWDSLAAEHRASDNEISSIDKIDLSGPSFSANQDTNVENNFSQSSEFEDSIDYAFLNETYSIHCSESKLKNENLPHLYSELRPEVHKKVETFFDILGAQDESSVRLERSHETPAGDCGDLQRSGVDDDSQQEYHSAEQECISTQLPFEPAKTVGKSNLDVSELKTSGSGIKCADNLEANHVKLESVPSPSLESLNVSAQECLPLASKSQSSDTSKEYHQPKFEKCKEQEIGLLNRKVFDDIFQRSSSPLNLQKVPQTKMYAKEMKSQTAESKDFCGNRNFQNKTLQCSESPISFPPDQALGTQLKADNLHQTTGASIFDDSVISLCGSLQYKSLPGPGFFSFELPKVAVTDTHAEVEDSCLRPVKSGATDKTCSHDVKEECLQSVPDAASCLLPVQPTLDASRGANARSSVLSTSSSTERPVLRRQQPDEWQREKQNVACNTDWSCRQDCRDAQTTVPEGPGRSLSMDSLKPSGNSLNENSLELRKTFDATDRKKHLERASQLREEMNSPSTCCEKTVERAVKAEMHLLDVCYQMCCRHCSHMYRLVMESRAALNRNLPSNSAKKELGSTLLSVLGDLKVRYMNLKEKVHKGIPLEELPPLSVESKLLSAFSDFASRLIEEEACGLSGANSELDNQSVPDVDTSPSLETTLSQMSFVSDNNHPKQDESPVNDSFKNGDISIDFTQLKLDDKEYKSVHEVSEDWFDATEKLTGVDFSGTQENGIEHDGWNPKSPLEMKNGELLRRSKGFLIHVGGLCPSVSEDDLRSHFQKYQVSEISIYDSTNYRYASLAFAKTSNAKKAVKEMNGIEINGKSVNVRLVKIPGEHTPPLLSKNGTSTSVSHLEKNNNKEGTFASSACRLPRARPRQLESEQDNEFPPLDQGVKKNCNQIESAQLLPETPVQFIPSNTLNLRSFTKIMKRLGELHPDISRDHIIEALQEVRINHKGFLNGLSINTIIKMTSSFLRNSASR; the protein is encoded by the exons ATGCAGGCCACTTCAGTGGTAGAAACAGATTCTGATAAAAACTACCATAAAATGGAGGAAACCTCCAAAAAC GACCATATAT ATAAacctaagaaagaaaatgtgttactttCCAATGGTTGCAACAAAGTCAAATCAGCTTTTCCTGATGGTGAATGGGATTCCTTGGCAGCAGAACACAGAGCTAGTGACAACGAAATCAGCAGTATTGACAAGATAGATTTATCAGGACCATCTTTTTCAGCAAATCAAGATACTAATGTAGAGAATAATTTCTCTCAGTCAAGTGAATTTGAAGACAGTATTGACTATGCTTTTTTGAATGAAACATACTCTATACATTGTTCAGAATCAAAACTCAAGAATGAAAATCTTCCACATTTATATTCAGAATTACGTCCTGAAGTACACAAAAAAGTGGAGACATTTTTTGACATTTTAGGAGCTCAAGATGAATCTAGTGTTAGATTGGAAAGGAGCCATGAGACTCCGGCTGGAGACTGTGGAGACCTGCAGAGGAGTGGCGTGGACGATGACTCCCAGCAGGAGTACCACAGCGCAGAGCAGGAGTGCATAAGTACACAGCTACCTTTTGAGCCAGCTAAAACAGTGGGCAAATCGAATCTAGATGTTAGCGAGTTGAAAACATCAGGCTCTGGCATTAAATGTGCTGACAATTTAGAAGCTAATCATGTTAAATTGGAGAGTGTTCCTAGCCCCTCTTTGGAGTCACTTAATGTTTCTGCACAAGAATGTTTGCCTCTTGCCTCTAAATCTCAGAGTTCTGATACGTCAAAAGAATATCATCAACCAAAATTTGAAAAGTGTAAGGAACAAGAGATTGGTTTACTAAACCGTAAAGTGTTTGATGATATTTTTCAGAGAAGCAGCTCTCCCTTAAACCTTCAGAAAGTACCCCAAACTAAAATGTATGCTAAAGAAATGAAATCCCAGACAGCTGAAAGTAAAGATTTTTGTGGAAATAGAAATTTCCAGAACAAAACGTTACAATGCTCTGAGAGCCCTATCTCCTTTCCTCCAGATCAAGCCCTTGGGACACAACTGAAGGCTGATAATCTTCACCAGACTACTGGGGCTTCCATTTTTGATGACTCAGTCATTTCTCTCTGTGGCTCTTTGCAATACAAAAGCCTCCCTGGtccaggctttttttcttttgagctaCCAAAGGTAGCAGTCACAGATACTCATGCAGAAGTAGAGGACAGCTGCCTACGCCCTGTAAAAAGTGGTGCCACAGATAAAACATGCTCTCATGATGTGAAGGAAGAGTGTCTTCAGTCAGTGCCAGATGCAGCCAGCTGTTTGCTTCCAGTTCAGCCGACACTGGATGCCAGCAGAGGGGCAAATGCAAGATCTTCTGTACTGTCTACATCAAGCAGCACGGAGAGGCCAGTGCTGAGAAGACAGCAGCCTGATGAGTGGCAGCGTGAGAAACAAAATGTAGCCTGTAATACCGACTGGTCGTGCAGACAGGATTGCAGGGATGCACAGACGACTGTACCAGAAGGGCCAGGAAGGTCACTCTCAATGGACTCTCTCAAGCCTAGTGGGAATTCCTTGAATGAG aATTCCTTggaattaagaaaaacatttgatgccacagacagaaagaaacaccTTGAGAG GGCATCTCAACTTCGTGAAGAGATGAATTCGCCATCAACGTGCTGTGAGAAAACCGTCGAGAGGGCCGTGAAGGCAGAGATGCACCTCCTGGATGTCTGCTATCAGATGTGCTGTCGCCACTGCAGCCACATGTACAGACTTGTGATGGAAAGTAGAGCAGCCCTCAATAG GAATTTACCAAGTAATTCTGCCAAGAAGGAATTAGGATCAACACTGCTATCTGTACTGGGAGACTTGAAAGTTAGGTACATGAACTTGAAAGAAAAGGTCCACAAGGGCATACCGTTGGAGGAGCTGCCCCCACTGTCAGTAGAGTCCAAACTGTTATCTGCCTTCTCCGATTTTGCTTCCAGG CTAATAGAAGAAGAGGCATGTGG CCTTTCAGGAGCAAATTCTGAGCTGGATAATCAAAGTGTACCTGATGTTGATACCTCTCCAAGCCTAGAAACAACATTGTCCCAG ATGTCCTTTGTATCTGACAATAATCATCCTAAACAAGATGAATCACCCGTGAATGATAGTTTTAAAAATGGTGATATAAGCATAGACTTTACTCAGCTGAAGCTCGATGATAAAG AATACAAAAGCGTTCATGAAGTCAGTGAAGACTGGTTTGATGCAACGGAGAAGCTGACTGGAGTTGACTTCTCAGGAACTCAGGAAAATGGAATCGAACACGATGGGTGGAACCCAAAGAGTCCATTAG AAATGAAGAATGGTGAGTTGCTTCGAAGAAGTAAAGGCTTTTTGATCCATGTTGGTGGTCTTTGCCCTTCTGTATCTGAG gatGACTTAAGGTCTCATTTCCAGAAATACCAAGTTTCTGAAATTTCAATTTATGATTCTACTAATTACAG ATATGCATCTCTTGCTTTTGCAAAAACCAGTAATGCAAAGAAGGCTGTGAAGGAGATGAATGGTATAGAAATCAACGGGAAGTCAGTGAACGTGCGGCTTGTGAAAATCCCTGGAGAGCACACACCACCACTCTTGTCCAAAAACGGGACTAGCACTAGTGTGAGTCATttggagaaaaacaacaacaaagaaggcACCTTCGCCTCTTCTGCTTGTAGACTGCCCAGAGCTAGACCAAGACAGCTGGAGTCTGAACAAGACAATGAGTTTCCTCCCTTGGACCAG GGTGTCAAGAAAAATTGTAACCagattgaatctgctcagttatTACCCGAGACACCTGTTCAGTTCATACCTTCAAATACATTGAACCTTCGCAGCTTCACCAAGATCATGAAGAGACTGGGTGAGCTGCATCCAGATATCAGCAG AGACCACATTATAGAGGCTCTTCAGGAAGTGAGGATAAATCATAAAGGTTTTCTGAATGGTTTGTCCATCAATACCATTATCAAAATGACTTCATCTTTTCTGAGAAACTCGGCTTCACGTTAG